The proteins below are encoded in one region of Bacteroides uniformis:
- a CDS encoding MGH1-like glycoside hydrolase domain-containing protein encodes MKYKFIRILCFTLLAAGIAACTPGMKSTTEKRYTFADILDISYTPDTLHRCYGWFTDAGSWMGFTLPERQQWVNGFCGPFSLDMFRRQWMAQSAAVVSFAKDTQEIFVPDSTCYYPGELYMSAHSTHGSITQRLNFTSASTALLRIEADTAEDLLFSGSQWGKDITVSVEQNSVIARHPSGETVTVTFTPNVELAKTDNNYTALVRSPRYPVNVAISFFTSEKEMTAGLQNLPGLLNNPTPALQANAERWEGYLTKILRKDMKPEYDRIAVKAVTTLISNWRTHRGGLLHEGIIPSHAVGYFVGFWAWDSWRFSAGTAKFDPELAKNNIRAMFDYQQPDGMIIDCIYTDPSENNARDSKPPLVCWAVDEIFTHTGDTAFVAEMYPQLLSYYKWWYEKRDHNRNGMCEYGATDGTLEAAAWESGMDNAIRFDGAVMLKNEGYEDAWSMDQESVDLNAYLALECKLLKKFSSLLKIPFDAPDYSSQVADYFFDKNINFFCDRRLKDGSFIEEPGCEAYTPLWTRIATQAQVDSMLPMLQDTAKFSTYIPFPTIAADNPKYNPRGYWRGPIWLDQTYFAIRGLRNYGYNQLADEYTLQVFDRLSGLKEGAPIHENYGTHTGERLKAPHFSWSSSHLLMMYDDYGK; translated from the coding sequence ATGAAATACAAATTTATACGCATACTCTGCTTCACATTGTTGGCCGCAGGCATCGCAGCCTGCACCCCCGGCATGAAAAGCACTACGGAGAAACGGTATACCTTCGCCGACATACTGGACATCTCCTATACTCCCGACACCCTGCACCGCTGCTACGGTTGGTTCACCGACGCCGGCTCGTGGATGGGCTTCACGCTGCCCGAACGGCAACAATGGGTCAACGGCTTCTGCGGCCCCTTCAGCCTCGATATGTTCCGCCGCCAGTGGATGGCACAGTCAGCCGCCGTCGTAAGCTTTGCCAAAGATACACAAGAGATTTTTGTTCCGGATTCCACTTGCTATTACCCCGGCGAGCTCTATATGTCGGCACATTCCACCCACGGGAGCATCACGCAACGGCTCAACTTCACAAGTGCCTCGACCGCCTTGCTGCGCATCGAAGCCGACACGGCTGAAGACCTGCTGTTCTCCGGTAGCCAATGGGGCAAAGACATCACCGTCAGCGTAGAACAGAACTCCGTCATCGCCCGTCATCCCAGTGGCGAAACCGTAACCGTGACCTTTACTCCTAATGTAGAGCTGGCCAAGACTGACAATAACTATACAGCCCTCGTCCGCTCTCCGCGCTACCCCGTCAACGTAGCCATCTCTTTCTTCACTTCCGAAAAAGAGATGACTGCCGGCCTGCAAAACCTGCCGGGCTTGCTCAATAATCCCACCCCCGCCCTGCAAGCCAATGCCGAACGTTGGGAAGGTTACCTCACCAAGATACTGCGCAAGGACATGAAGCCCGAATACGACCGCATCGCCGTGAAAGCCGTCACCACGCTCATCTCCAATTGGCGGACACACCGCGGCGGATTGCTTCACGAAGGCATCATCCCGAGCCATGCCGTAGGTTATTTCGTCGGCTTCTGGGCATGGGACAGTTGGCGCTTCAGTGCCGGAACCGCCAAGTTCGACCCCGAACTGGCCAAGAACAACATCCGCGCCATGTTCGACTACCAGCAACCGGACGGCATGATTATCGACTGTATCTATACCGACCCCTCCGAGAACAATGCCCGTGACAGCAAACCTCCCTTGGTATGCTGGGCTGTCGACGAAATCTTCACCCATACGGGTGACACCGCCTTCGTTGCCGAAATGTACCCTCAACTGCTCTCCTATTATAAATGGTGGTACGAAAAACGCGACCACAACCGCAATGGCATGTGCGAATACGGTGCTACCGACGGAACACTGGAAGCTGCCGCCTGGGAAAGCGGTATGGACAACGCCATCCGTTTTGACGGCGCCGTGATGCTGAAAAACGAAGGCTACGAGGATGCCTGGAGTATGGATCAGGAGAGTGTGGACTTGAACGCTTATCTGGCACTGGAATGCAAACTGCTGAAGAAATTCTCCAGCCTGCTGAAGATACCTTTCGACGCACCGGACTACAGTAGCCAGGTAGCCGACTATTTCTTTGACAAGAACATCAACTTCTTCTGCGACCGCCGTCTGAAGGACGGTTCATTCATCGAAGAGCCGGGCTGCGAAGCCTACACTCCGTTGTGGACCCGGATTGCCACACAAGCGCAAGTGGACAGCATGCTGCCCATGCTTCAAGATACGGCAAAGTTCTCCACGTATATCCCCTTCCCGACCATTGCCGCCGACAATCCCAAATACAATCCGCGCGGCTACTGGCGTGGCCCCATCTGGCTGGACCAGACCTACTTTGCCATCCGTGGACTGCGCAACTACGGCTACAACCAGCTGGCAGATGAATATACGCTGCAAGTCTTCGACCGCCTGAGCGGGCTGAAAGAGGGTGCCCCCATCCACGAGAACTACGGAACCCATACCGGCGAACGCCTAAAAGCTCCCCATTTCAGCTGGAGCTCCTCACATCTGTTGATGATGTACGACGATTACGGTAAGTAA
- the buk gene encoding butyrate kinase — MKILAVNPGSTSTKIAVYEDETPRLVLNIRHSVEELSQFPRIIDQFEFRKHLVLEALEANDIPFKFDAIVGRGGLLKPIPGGVYAVNDAMLDDMLHAMRTHACNLGCLIAHELAAMLPGCPSFIADPGVVDELDDVARITGSPLMPSITIWHALNQRAIARRYAAERSALQPEAPVHYEDLNLIVCHLGGGVSVGVHRHGRAVDVPNALDGFGPFSPERAGTLPAGQLIDLCHSGRYTTEELKKRISGKAGLAAHLGTTDIPAIERRIAEGDTHAALVLDAMIYRIAKEIGGAAVVLYGKVDAILLTGGMAHSEYITSRLQERVSFLAPVHVYPGEDELEALVMNALGALRGELPVQVYR; from the coding sequence ATGAAAATACTGGCAGTAAATCCCGGTTCCACCTCGACAAAAATTGCTGTCTATGAGGATGAAACTCCCCGTCTGGTACTCAACATCCGGCATTCGGTGGAGGAGCTTTCCCAATTTCCCCGCATCATCGACCAGTTCGAATTCCGCAAGCACTTGGTGCTGGAAGCGCTGGAGGCCAATGACATTCCCTTTAAGTTCGATGCCATCGTCGGCCGTGGGGGATTGTTGAAACCCATTCCTGGCGGTGTGTATGCCGTGAACGATGCCATGTTGGACGATATGCTCCACGCCATGCGTACCCACGCCTGCAACTTAGGTTGTCTGATAGCCCACGAACTTGCCGCCATGCTGCCCGGCTGCCCCTCTTTCATAGCCGATCCCGGCGTGGTGGACGAACTGGACGATGTGGCACGCATCACCGGTTCGCCTCTGATGCCCAGCATCACCATCTGGCACGCCTTGAACCAGCGAGCCATCGCCCGGCGCTATGCTGCCGAGCGTAGTGCCCTGCAGCCCGAAGCTCCCGTGCATTACGAAGACCTCAATCTGATTGTCTGTCACTTGGGTGGAGGCGTTTCCGTAGGAGTCCACCGCCACGGCCGTGCGGTGGACGTGCCCAATGCCCTCGACGGTTTCGGTCCTTTTTCGCCCGAACGTGCAGGTACCCTGCCCGCCGGGCAACTGATAGACCTTTGTCACTCGGGGCGTTACACTACCGAAGAACTGAAGAAACGTATTTCCGGCAAGGCGGGACTTGCCGCCCATTTGGGTACTACCGACATTCCCGCCATAGAGAGGCGCATCGCTGAGGGAGACACCCATGCCGCTTTGGTGCTTGATGCCATGATTTACCGCATTGCCAAGGAGATAGGCGGTGCTGCTGTTGTGCTTTATGGCAAGGTGGACGCCATTCTGCTTACGGGAGGTATGGCACATTCCGAGTACATCACTTCGCGGTTGCAGGAGCGCGTGTCTTTCCTTGCTCCCGTCCACGTCTATCCCGGAGAAGACGAATTGGAAGCATTGGTAATGAATGCGCTGGGAGCTTTGCGTGGAGAGCTTCCGGTGCAGGTTTACCGATAA
- a CDS encoding phosphate acyltransferase — protein sequence MEPIRNFAQLTAHLKTLNKRKRIAVVCANDPNTEYAISRALEEGIAEFLMIGDSAILEKYPTLKKYPQYVSTLHIEDSDEAAREAVRIVREGGADILMKGIINTDNLLRAILDKEHGLLPKGKILTHLAVMQIPTYDKLLFFSDAAVIPRPTLQQRIEMIWYAIHTCRYFGIEQPRIALIHCTEKVSAKFPHSLDYVNIVELAEAGEFGNVIIDGPLDVKTSCEKTSGNIKGIVSPIDGEADVLIFPNIESGNAFYKAVSLFSHADMAGLLQGPSCPVVLPSRSDSGLSKYYSIAMACLTSGVKEP from the coding sequence ATGGAACCGATACGGAACTTTGCCCAGTTAACAGCCCACCTGAAAACCTTGAATAAGAGGAAACGTATTGCGGTAGTCTGTGCCAATGACCCTAATACAGAATATGCCATATCCCGTGCCTTGGAGGAGGGGATTGCGGAATTTCTGATGATTGGCGATTCTGCCATATTGGAAAAATATCCCACTTTGAAGAAATATCCTCAATATGTCAGTACCTTGCATATAGAAGATTCCGATGAGGCTGCACGTGAGGCGGTGCGTATCGTACGCGAGGGTGGAGCGGACATCCTGATGAAAGGCATCATCAATACCGACAATTTGCTACGTGCCATTCTGGACAAGGAACATGGTTTGTTGCCTAAAGGAAAGATTCTGACCCATCTGGCCGTGATGCAAATACCTACTTACGATAAACTGCTCTTTTTCTCCGATGCTGCGGTCATTCCCCGCCCGACGCTGCAACAGCGCATTGAAATGATTTGGTATGCCATCCATACTTGCCGCTATTTCGGGATAGAGCAGCCACGTATCGCGCTGATTCATTGCACGGAGAAGGTAAGCGCCAAATTCCCCCATTCATTGGACTATGTGAATATTGTGGAACTGGCGGAAGCCGGAGAGTTCGGCAATGTCATCATCGACGGCCCGCTGGATGTGAAGACCTCTTGTGAGAAGACGAGCGGTAACATCAAAGGCATTGTATCACCGATTGACGGGGAGGCGGATGTGTTGATATTCCCAAACATCGAATCGGGCAATGCTTTTTATAAGGCTGTATCTCTGTTTTCTCATGCCGATATGGCCGGGTTGCTGCAAGGACCCTCATGTCCGGTGGTATTACCGTCGCGTAGCGATTCCGGTTTGTCCAAATATTACAGCATTGCCATGGCTTGCCTGACCAGCGGGGTGAAAGAGCCTTGA
- a CDS encoding S66 peptidase family protein, with amino-acid sequence MGSLIFPPYLQEGDRVIVLSPSSKIDKSFLKGAYKRLKSWGLEVVFAKHAGSSNGTYAGNIRQRLEDLQEAMDDEEAKVIFCSRGGYGAVHLIGKLDFTKFRQHPKWLIGFSDITALHNLFQQNGFASLHAPMARHLTVEPEDDFCTQALKDILFGQALGGTEAFSYVCPGHKLNHKGEGKGVLRGGNLSVFYGLRGTPYDIPAEGTILFIEDVGERPHAVERMMYNLKLGGVLDKLSGLIIGQFTEYEENKSLGKDLYGALADLVKEYDYPICFDFPVGHVSMNVPLINGAAVTLKVGKKEVKLSFNTERE; translated from the coding sequence ATGGGTAGTCTTATTTTCCCTCCGTATCTGCAGGAAGGTGACCGTGTCATTGTTCTCTCCCCTTCCAGCAAGATTGACAAATCTTTCCTGAAAGGCGCCTACAAACGTTTGAAGTCCTGGGGGCTGGAAGTCGTATTCGCAAAGCACGCGGGGAGTTCCAACGGAACGTATGCAGGAAATATCCGGCAACGCCTCGAGGACCTGCAGGAAGCCATGGACGATGAAGAAGCCAAAGTCATATTCTGTAGTCGGGGCGGTTACGGAGCCGTGCATCTGATAGGCAAACTGGATTTTACCAAGTTCAGGCAGCATCCCAAATGGCTCATCGGATTCAGTGACATCACCGCCCTCCATAATCTGTTCCAGCAGAATGGCTTCGCGTCGTTGCACGCCCCCATGGCGCGCCATCTCACAGTAGAACCGGAAGACGACTTCTGCACACAAGCACTGAAGGATATACTGTTCGGGCAGGCATTGGGAGGAACCGAAGCATTCAGTTATGTCTGCCCGGGGCACAAACTAAATCATAAGGGAGAGGGAAAAGGCGTGTTGCGCGGCGGCAATTTGTCTGTGTTCTACGGGCTGCGTGGTACTCCTTACGATATTCCCGCCGAAGGCACCATCCTCTTCATCGAAGATGTGGGAGAACGCCCGCATGCGGTGGAACGCATGATGTACAATCTCAAACTGGGAGGTGTCCTCGACAAGCTTTCCGGCCTCATCATCGGACAATTCACCGAATACGAGGAGAACAAGTCCCTGGGAAAAGACCTATATGGCGCATTGGCCGATTTGGTGAAGGAATACGATTACCCGATATGTTTCGATTTTCCCGTCGGACATGTCAGCATGAATGTACCGCTGATAAACGGCGCTGCGGTAACACTGAAAGTTGGAAAGAAAGAAGTGAAACTAAGTTTTAATACAGAAAGAGAATGA
- a CDS encoding M20 family metallopeptidase, whose translation MKRNYTFIPLLLLLIVAIVACSNNSSKSAADNDSEGDATKATVQVPQFSADSAYQYIQTQADFGPRVPNTAAHKACGEFLAKKLEEFGAKVYNQHADLVAYDNTILKARNVIGAYNPESKRRVLLCAHWDSRPYADQDADKTKHHSPILGVNDGASGVGVLLEVARQLQQQAPAIGIDIIFFDAEDYGIPYFYQGAYKNDTWCLGSQYWGRVPHVDGYNARYGILLDMVGGKNATFYKEQFSQRTAGKYVNKIWNTAHRLGFGNFFPKEKGTEVTDDHMYVYNLRQIPCVDIINYDPNCDTGFGDFWHTIDDTMDIIDKGTLNAVGQTLLEVIYNEK comes from the coding sequence ATGAAACGGAATTATACATTCATCCCGTTGCTGCTGTTGCTGATTGTAGCGATAGTGGCATGCAGCAACAACAGCAGCAAGTCTGCAGCCGATAATGACAGTGAGGGCGATGCGACCAAAGCGACTGTCCAAGTGCCCCAGTTCAGTGCAGACAGTGCATACCAATACATACAGACCCAAGCGGATTTTGGTCCGCGCGTGCCCAACACCGCCGCCCACAAAGCCTGCGGAGAATTCCTTGCCAAGAAGCTGGAAGAATTCGGCGCCAAAGTATACAACCAGCATGCCGACCTGGTGGCTTACGACAACACCATCCTGAAAGCGCGCAATGTTATCGGCGCCTATAATCCGGAAAGCAAAAGGCGTGTACTGCTCTGTGCCCATTGGGACAGCCGTCCTTATGCCGACCAGGATGCCGACAAGACGAAGCATCACAGCCCCATCCTGGGTGTGAACGATGGAGCCAGCGGTGTGGGCGTATTGCTCGAAGTGGCCCGCCAACTACAGCAGCAGGCTCCAGCCATAGGCATCGACATCATCTTCTTTGACGCCGAAGACTATGGCATCCCCTACTTCTATCAAGGTGCATACAAGAACGACACTTGGTGCCTGGGCTCGCAATATTGGGGACGAGTACCTCATGTAGACGGCTATAATGCCCGCTACGGCATCCTGCTCGACATGGTGGGTGGAAAGAACGCCACCTTCTACAAGGAACAGTTCTCTCAAAGAACCGCCGGTAAGTACGTGAACAAGATATGGAACACAGCCCACCGCCTGGGCTTCGGCAACTTCTTCCCCAAAGAAAAAGGCACCGAAGTGACAGACGACCATATGTATGTATACAACCTGCGGCAGATTCCCTGCGTAGACATCATCAACTATGACCCGAACTGCGACACCGGCTTCGGTGACTTCTGGCACACGATAGACGACACCATGGACATCATCGACAAGGGCACTCTCAACGCAGTGGGACAGACCTTGCTCGAAGTCATCTACAATGAGAAATAG
- a CDS encoding SufE family protein, whose protein sequence is MSINEVQDEVIAEFNDFDDWMDRYQLLIDLGNEQEPLDEKYKTEQNLIEGCQSRVWLQADEVDGKIIFQAESDALIVKGIISLLIKVLSGHTPDEILNADLYFIDKIGLKEHLSPTRSNGLLSMVKQMRMYALAFKAKDI, encoded by the coding sequence ATAAGTATCAACGAAGTACAAGATGAAGTAATTGCCGAATTCAATGATTTCGACGATTGGATGGACCGGTACCAACTTCTTATTGATTTAGGAAACGAGCAGGAACCGCTCGACGAAAAATACAAGACGGAACAAAACCTGATTGAAGGTTGCCAGAGCCGCGTATGGCTGCAGGCAGACGAAGTGGACGGAAAAATTATTTTCCAGGCCGAAAGCGACGCACTGATTGTGAAAGGAATCATTTCACTGCTTATCAAAGTACTCTCCGGGCACACACCGGATGAGATACTGAACGCCGACCTCTATTTCATTGATAAAATAGGACTGAAGGAACACTTGTCGCCCACCCGTAGCAACGGACTGCTGTCTATGGTAAAGCAGATGCGAATGTATGCGCTGGCCTTCAAAGCGAAAGACATCTAA
- a CDS encoding transposase, with the protein MTSKRKLYREDEKLFFLHSYYQSGMSKHAFCRAHGICCPALLNSWIKKYSNLAEELSLPSEQESPDMSNRSKEAYKDENTQLKKRIKELEKALSFSKLETEARELMITRAEELFNIPIRKKSGAKS; encoded by the coding sequence ATGACTTCAAAACGAAAGCTTTATCGTGAAGATGAAAAACTGTTTTTTCTTCACTCTTACTACCAATCAGGTATGAGTAAGCATGCCTTTTGCCGGGCACATGGCATTTGTTGCCCTGCCTTGCTAAATAGTTGGATTAAAAAGTATTCAAATTTAGCAGAAGAGCTATCTTTGCCTTCTGAACAAGAATCACCAGATATGTCCAATCGCAGCAAGGAAGCCTACAAAGATGAAAATACCCAATTAAAAAAGCGCATTAAAGAGCTGGAGAAAGCTCTGTCTTTCTCCAAGCTGGAAACAGAAGCCCGTGAGTTGATGATTACGCGTGCTGAAGAACTCTTCAACATCCCTATCAGAAAAAAATCTGGGGCCAAATCGTAA
- a CDS encoding IS3 family transposase has translation MKVALACRLFGHCRQAYYQSKADIESQIHRERLMLDAVRDIRIEDPGIGCYKLWIMLTVLFGAGFMPGRDSFYALLRQHRLMLPARKTRHTTNSNHRYHKWKNLIKGLTLTSANQLWVSDITYIPLANGEVCYLHLITDAYSHKIVGWVLADTLRVSATINALQQAIEQAVEMTGDENLTGLIHHSDRGVQYCCDPYVALLQKHGIAISMTEDYKPTDNAVAERINGIIKAESSHPRGRFNEIGHARNVIARYIHFYNHRRPHMSIGYKIPAVAHLEKGIQKKMWKKKKYPSTSSNKKKDAISLQSRTASPGEGAGQRT, from the coding sequence CTGAAAGTTGCGTTGGCCTGCCGTCTGTTTGGCCATTGTCGTCAAGCCTACTACCAGTCAAAGGCTGACATTGAGAGTCAGATACATAGGGAACGTCTCATGCTGGATGCTGTCCGTGATATCCGTATCGAAGATCCGGGTATAGGCTGTTACAAACTGTGGATTATGCTCACCGTGCTTTTTGGAGCCGGGTTCATGCCTGGGCGGGACAGCTTTTATGCATTGCTCCGGCAACACCGCTTGATGCTTCCTGCCCGCAAGACCCGGCATACGACGAACTCCAACCATCGCTACCACAAGTGGAAGAACCTAATCAAAGGACTGACCTTGACTTCAGCCAACCAGTTGTGGGTCAGCGACATTACTTATATACCACTTGCCAATGGTGAAGTCTGTTATCTGCATCTGATTACGGATGCCTACTCCCATAAGATAGTGGGATGGGTGCTTGCCGACACCTTACGGGTATCGGCAACCATCAATGCATTGCAACAGGCTATAGAGCAGGCTGTTGAAATGACAGGAGATGAAAATCTTACGGGCCTGATACATCACTCGGACCGTGGCGTACAATACTGTTGCGACCCATACGTGGCACTTCTTCAGAAACATGGCATTGCCATCAGTATGACGGAAGACTACAAACCCACCGACAATGCCGTTGCGGAACGTATCAACGGGATTATTAAGGCGGAAAGCAGCCATCCTCGAGGCCGGTTCAACGAAATCGGGCATGCAAGAAATGTCATAGCTCGCTACATACATTTCTATAACCATCGCAGACCGCATATGAGTATCGGGTATAAAATACCTGCTGTGGCGCATCTGGAGAAGGGAATACAGAAGAAAATGTGGAAGAAGAAAAAATATCCTTCCACAAGTAGCAATAAAAAGAAGGATGCAATATCTTTGCAAAGCCGGACAGCAAGTCCGGGCGAAGGCGCAGGACAGCGCACCTGA
- a CDS encoding helix-turn-helix domain-containing protein — MIIVNLDIMMARRKISLGELAEKIDITPANLSILKTGKAKAIRFSTLEAICKELDCQPGDILEFKEG, encoded by the coding sequence ATGATTATAGTAAACCTTGACATAATGATGGCCCGAAGAAAGATATCTTTGGGCGAACTGGCGGAGAAGATTGATATTACGCCTGCCAATCTCTCTATTCTCAAAACCGGAAAGGCTAAGGCCATCCGTTTCTCTACACTGGAAGCAATCTGTAAGGAACTTGATTGCCAGCCGGGGGATATACTGGAGTTTAAGGAGGGATAA
- a CDS encoding DUF2975 domain-containing protein, with product MKQKEPKEPKRRIALIMNVLFYFCGLCIGGGIVRNLTLCYELGKDDTANFIWHILPESVTMLVMTICGLCIFLILRNVKKEEVFVYQNSSLIQTIGVLIALNGLFQVTLSWVTPEGVPTDTSYRIFVLLGVFIIFMGYLFKMGVRMREEQELTI from the coding sequence ATGAAACAAAAGGAACCAAAGGAACCAAAGAGACGGATAGCGCTTATTATGAATGTGCTGTTTTATTTCTGTGGACTATGTATTGGTGGCGGCATTGTTCGTAATCTGACATTGTGCTATGAGTTGGGAAAGGATGATACTGCTAATTTTATCTGGCACATATTACCCGAATCAGTAACAATGCTGGTGATGACAATATGTGGCTTGTGTATTTTTCTCATTCTCCGCAATGTGAAGAAAGAGGAAGTGTTTGTTTATCAGAATTCATCTTTGATACAAACCATTGGGGTGCTGATAGCATTGAATGGGCTTTTTCAGGTAACTCTCTCCTGGGTTACTCCCGAAGGAGTACCGACTGATACTTCTTATCGGATATTCGTGTTATTGGGAGTTTTCATCATCTTTATGGGCTATCTTTTTAAGATGGGAGTTCGTATGCGTGAGGAACAAGAGTTGACGATTTAA
- a CDS encoding DUF2975 domain-containing protein encodes MKKISILGILAILVIVAEFTYAMIAGWVDMKNSFLEGYNSVNVHSGTPQPEYSGLFDKVYVDVRPLETTAVDSLTNRFADKSVPYQVKRIGTVIVPTVWSSIVNFFAMFAIIPFFVGIYCLIRLLVSISKREVFTSDNVARLRFFTYSFAALYGLMTLHDWLNHLEAVKQVALLGYEVVASHDTDFTSLVIIILFTEIFAAGVKIKEEQDLTI; translated from the coding sequence ATGAAAAAGATAAGTATATTGGGTATCCTGGCTATATTGGTCATTGTTGCAGAGTTTACCTATGCGATGATAGCAGGCTGGGTGGATATGAAGAATAGTTTTCTTGAGGGTTACAATAGTGTAAATGTGCATTCGGGAACTCCACAGCCGGAGTATTCCGGTTTATTTGATAAGGTATATGTGGATGTTAGACCTTTGGAAACGACAGCAGTCGATTCCTTGACGAATCGTTTTGCCGATAAGTCAGTACCTTATCAGGTAAAGAGAATAGGCACTGTGATTGTCCCCACTGTCTGGAGTTCCATAGTGAACTTCTTTGCCATGTTTGCCATCATTCCTTTCTTTGTAGGAATCTATTGTCTGATACGTTTGCTGGTATCCATCTCAAAGCGGGAAGTGTTTACTTCGGATAATGTAGCCCGGTTGCGTTTCTTTACTTATTCGTTTGCTGCATTGTACGGCTTGATGACTTTGCACGATTGGCTGAATCATCTTGAAGCAGTGAAGCAAGTGGCTCTGCTGGGCTATGAAGTGGTTGCATCGCATGATACGGATTTCACATCCCTGGTTATTATAATTCTTTTCACCGAGATATTTGCCGCCGGGGTGAAGATAAAGGAAGAACAGGACTTGACTATTTAA
- a CDS encoding DUF2975 domain-containing protein: MNKIRVCAFLALVVFIGSVVTDMFSGFMDGWNEAGDQKDFHALPSVSLLVRADDTLPADTLISAAQDTPMYCNTSEVSVQGFRSTKWRWVSFLLFPAGLFALYGFYSVARLVLTATKGEVFVHKNVRRMRIFVYALISVSLLFELQQWGIYHDLASQVRLEGYEVLPYSFKYAWFNYMLLALFTEIFAIGVKIKEEQDLTV, from the coding sequence ATGAATAAAATCAGAGTATGTGCCTTCCTGGCTTTGGTAGTGTTTATTGGTAGTGTTGTAACGGATATGTTTAGTGGATTTATGGACGGCTGGAATGAGGCGGGCGACCAGAAGGATTTTCATGCCTTACCCTCTGTGTCACTTTTGGTGCGGGCAGATGATACGCTGCCTGCTGATACTTTGATTAGTGCGGCACAGGATACGCCCATGTATTGCAATACAAGTGAGGTATCGGTGCAAGGTTTCCGTAGTACGAAGTGGCGGTGGGTATCGTTCTTGCTGTTTCCTGCGGGACTGTTTGCGCTTTACGGGTTCTATAGTGTGGCGCGGCTGGTGCTTACTGCCACGAAAGGCGAGGTGTTTGTGCACAAGAATGTGCGTCGGATGCGCATCTTTGTCTATGCGCTGATTTCGGTGAGTCTTTTATTCGAGTTGCAGCAATGGGGCATCTATCATGACTTGGCTTCTCAAGTGCGGCTGGAGGGATACGAGGTGTTGCCTTATTCTTTCAAGTATGCTTGGTTCAATTATATGCTGTTGGCATTGTTCACCGAGATATTCGCCATCGGCGTGAAGATAAAGGAAGAGCAGGATTTAACGGTTTAA
- a CDS encoding DUF2975 domain-containing protein, producing the protein MKRRLNILCLVVMLVLSYSVLEQGYYIFLGAKMGAQTGLELGKKGSDIAAYKELMNLKVVNLIPSSMESFDFFRDSVYNEKSRSYVPAAYSSLMVSVDSHDSVGKVVAKYLLIYLHLGFSLWAVVLFIRLIISINKSDIFNWRNVRRLRRLGMALVVSFCCTFASSYLDFIGIDTVFSLHGYELSLSELVSTTTLVLGLCSLIVGEVFAIGLKMKEEQDLTI; encoded by the coding sequence ATGAAAAGAAGATTGAACATTCTCTGCCTGGTGGTAATGCTTGTACTGAGTTACTCGGTATTGGAGCAGGGGTACTATATCTTTCTGGGAGCCAAGATGGGGGCGCAGACCGGACTGGAGCTGGGAAAGAAAGGGAGTGACATTGCTGCCTACAAGGAACTGATGAACCTAAAGGTTGTCAACCTGATACCTTCTTCCATGGAGTCGTTTGATTTCTTCAGGGATTCCGTCTACAATGAGAAAAGCAGGAGTTATGTGCCTGCAGCCTACTCTTCGTTGATGGTCAGCGTAGATTCTCATGATTCTGTCGGGAAAGTGGTGGCAAAGTATTTGCTGATATATCTGCATTTGGGCTTTTCCCTTTGGGCGGTAGTATTGTTTATCCGCTTGATAATCTCTATCAACAAGTCCGACATCTTCAACTGGCGGAATGTACGTCGGCTGCGTCGATTGGGAATGGCACTGGTTGTCAGCTTCTGCTGTACCTTTGCGTCATCATATCTTGATTTTATAGGTATCGATACCGTATTCTCGCTGCATGGTTACGAGCTGAGCCTCTCAGAATTGGTGAGCACTACCACGCTGGTACTTGGGCTTTGTTCGCTGATTGTAGGTGAAGTGTTTGCCATTGGATTGAAAATGAAGGAAGAGCAGGATTTGACGATTTAA